A section of the Streptomyces xinghaiensis S187 genome encodes:
- a CDS encoding S8 family serine peptidase, translated as MNHHETAGGRGHRGRPDLADAGISKTAGEYTDRFLVLLAPGAQEEGMATLRSRAGTEPAERIRPDVTESTAEVLEQAGSVVFEDLGVAVVQAAPDQRRAVMETARDEPAVLAVERERVLWASQLTESRAETATADYLRGYHDGVEELVQHALERIDTAAVREPGTAGFDESLVTWGLQAAGVPRSAFSGQGVRVAVLDTGVDTGHPDLTARLEGAASFVPGQAVQDGHGHGTHCVGTSCGPRTPGAAPRYGVACEAEIYAGKVLGDGGGGTDTQILAGMNWAFGQGCRVISMSLGSPVGPGERPSRVYEQIARRLMRAGTLVVAAAGNESERPHVVEPVGHPANCPSVLAVGALDSHFAVASFSNAGLNPDGGQIDIAAPGVDVLSSWPQAPGHRRLRGTSMATPHVAGAIALFAEAAPGASAAELKSFLLAGARRLPLPAVDVGAGLLQAP; from the coding sequence ATGAACCACCATGAGACAGCGGGCGGCCGCGGGCACCGCGGCCGGCCGGACCTGGCCGACGCGGGCATCTCCAAGACGGCCGGGGAGTACACCGACCGATTCCTCGTCCTCCTGGCCCCCGGGGCGCAGGAGGAGGGCATGGCGACCCTGCGGTCCCGGGCCGGCACCGAACCGGCGGAGCGGATACGCCCCGACGTGACGGAGAGCACGGCGGAGGTGCTGGAGCAGGCCGGGTCGGTCGTGTTCGAGGACCTCGGGGTCGCGGTCGTCCAGGCCGCGCCCGACCAGCGGCGGGCGGTCATGGAGACCGCCCGGGACGAACCGGCCGTCCTCGCCGTGGAGCGCGAACGGGTGCTCTGGGCCTCGCAGTTGACGGAGTCCCGGGCCGAGACCGCGACGGCCGACTATCTGCGCGGTTACCACGACGGGGTCGAGGAGCTCGTCCAGCACGCGCTGGAGCGCATCGACACCGCGGCCGTCCGGGAGCCCGGGACCGCCGGCTTCGACGAGTCCCTGGTGACCTGGGGCCTGCAGGCGGCGGGCGTGCCGCGGTCCGCCTTCTCGGGACAGGGGGTCCGGGTGGCCGTCCTGGACACCGGTGTGGACACCGGCCATCCCGATCTGACCGCGCGCCTGGAGGGGGCGGCCTCCTTCGTCCCCGGCCAGGCCGTGCAGGACGGGCACGGCCACGGCACCCACTGCGTGGGCACCTCCTGCGGGCCGCGGACCCCCGGCGCGGCGCCCCGCTACGGCGTGGCCTGCGAGGCGGAGATCTACGCCGGGAAGGTGCTGGGCGACGGGGGCGGCGGCACCGACACCCAGATCCTGGCGGGCATGAACTGGGCCTTCGGCCAGGGCTGCCGGGTCATCTCCATGTCGCTCGGCTCCCCGGTCGGCCCGGGCGAGCGCCCCTCGCGGGTGTACGAGCAGATCGCCCGGCGCCTGATGCGGGCCGGGACCCTGGTCGTCGCGGCGGCGGGCAACGAGAGCGAGCGCCCGCACGTCGTCGAGCCCGTCGGGCATCCGGCGAACTGCCCCTCGGTCCTCGCCGTCGGGGCGCTCGACAGCCACTTCGCGGTCGCGTCGTTCTCCAACGCCGGGCTCAACCCCGACGGCGGCCAGATCGACATCGCCGCTCCCGGCGTGGACGTGCTCTCCTCCTGGCCGCAGGCCCCCGGCCACCGGCGGCTGCGGGGCACCAGCATGGCCACGCCCCATGTGGCCGGCGCCATCGCCCTGTTCGCCGAGGCGGCCCCGGGCGCGTCGGCCGCGGAACTGAAGTCGTTCCTGCTCGCCGGGGCCCGTCGGCTGCCGCTGCCGGCCGTCGACGTGGGAGCGGGACTGCTGCAGGCGCCGTGA
- the tpg gene encoding telomere-protecting terminal protein Tpg, which produces MGEIGDSLLRADEESFTRRPPKSTQARVRYLLSQVKTTRAVAALLGVSMRSVERYLQGTRKHPPRPIADRLEAEVRRRWQPRVRERARRRATDTGITVETRARFGYTAAPGSTDDGRVRRVTQHLPPAYAARLLEARAAGAGEAELRGIVAEGLQEIYFKDRGRRAQDLRVEFTDIDYIDIGYG; this is translated from the coding sequence GTGGGAGAGATCGGCGACAGCCTGCTCCGGGCCGACGAGGAGTCCTTCACCCGCCGGCCGCCCAAGTCCACCCAGGCGCGGGTCCGTTACCTGCTGAGCCAGGTCAAGACCACCCGGGCGGTGGCCGCGCTGCTCGGGGTCAGCATGCGCTCGGTGGAGCGCTATCTGCAGGGCACCCGGAAGCACCCGCCCCGCCCCATCGCCGACCGGCTGGAGGCCGAGGTCCGCCGCCGCTGGCAGCCCCGCGTCCGGGAACGGGCCCGCCGCCGCGCCACCGACACGGGCATCACGGTCGAGACCCGGGCCCGCTTCGGCTACACCGCCGCCCCCGGCTCCACCGACGACGGCCGCGTCCGCCGCGTCACCCAGCACCTTCCGCCCGCCTACGCCGCCCGGCTCCTGGAGGCGCGGGCGGCCGGGGCCGGTGAGGCCGAGCTGCGCGGCATCGTCGCCGAAGGGCTCCAGGAGATCTACTTCAAGGACCGCGGCCGCCGCGCCCAGGACCTCCGGGTGGAGTTCACCGACATCGACTACATCGACATCGGCTACGGCTGA
- a CDS encoding PP2C family protein-serine/threonine phosphatase — MESSICSQSTAGADADTGARGVGGTWRGAPQPVLVVSPAGTVREANESAAALLPSAVPGAPLPAAVPAWLALAHQRLAAAAETASPGDTPDGAGESVRGEAGDRLLEAHPSLRDDGAVVWWLTDLTDRRRAEEAEEAVRLERLRTEFLAEASNQLLASLNPRRSMEVTAQLAARHLADAAVVVAPALDGRLPMTYCGPGGRITRHDVHADARSVPGLSEALQGFPPVPSRWIDPAAAPDWVVPPGFGGPVGSMAVTPLPGHGVPAGALVLVRRSDRASFSESEETLARIFAARAGAAMSAARLYAEQSAITRVLMRELLPPPLRPLRGIEFAGGYRPSDDSERIGGDFYNVHPGTGGDEECLAVLGDVCGKGLEAAALTGKIRNTVHALLPMATDHLRMLNLLNGALLGSRSTRFATLVLASAVRSGAGVRLRLTSAGHPAPLIVRAGGLVEEAATRGCLVGVLPEVRANTAVTELAPGETCLLYTDGITEARGGPFGDEMFGEQRLGEALAECAGMPAEAVVERVQMLAAEWVGPGRHDDMAVVAIGAPRRQHPGPAAAPARRALPDLPPQERHPG, encoded by the coding sequence GTGGAGAGTTCCATCTGTTCCCAGAGCACGGCCGGTGCCGACGCGGACACCGGTGCCCGCGGCGTGGGCGGCACCTGGCGCGGCGCCCCGCAACCGGTCCTGGTGGTGAGTCCGGCCGGCACCGTACGGGAGGCCAACGAGAGCGCGGCGGCGCTCCTCCCCTCGGCCGTGCCGGGGGCCCCGCTGCCGGCGGCCGTGCCGGCCTGGCTGGCGCTGGCCCATCAGCGGCTGGCCGCCGCGGCGGAGACCGCGTCCCCCGGGGATACCCCGGACGGGGCGGGCGAGTCCGTGCGCGGAGAGGCCGGTGACCGTCTTCTGGAGGCGCATCCGTCCCTCCGGGACGACGGCGCCGTGGTGTGGTGGCTGACCGACCTCACCGACCGCCGCCGCGCCGAGGAGGCGGAGGAGGCGGTGCGCCTGGAACGCCTGCGCACCGAATTCCTGGCCGAAGCCTCCAACCAGTTGCTGGCCTCGCTCAACCCGCGCCGGTCCATGGAGGTGACCGCGCAGCTCGCCGCCCGGCACCTGGCCGACGCCGCGGTCGTCGTCGCCCCCGCCCTCGACGGGCGGCTGCCGATGACGTACTGCGGTCCCGGCGGGCGGATCACCCGCCACGACGTCCACGCCGACGCCCGCTCGGTGCCCGGCCTGAGCGAGGCCCTGCAGGGCTTCCCGCCGGTGCCCTCCCGCTGGATCGACCCGGCCGCCGCCCCGGACTGGGTGGTGCCGCCCGGCTTCGGCGGGCCCGTCGGCTCGATGGCCGTCACGCCCCTCCCCGGCCACGGCGTCCCCGCGGGGGCGCTGGTCCTGGTGCGGCGCTCGGACCGGGCGTCCTTCAGCGAGAGCGAGGAGACGCTCGCCCGGATCTTCGCCGCCCGGGCCGGGGCCGCGATGTCGGCGGCGCGGCTGTACGCGGAGCAGTCGGCGATCACCCGGGTCCTGATGCGGGAGCTGCTGCCGCCCCCGCTACGGCCGCTGCGCGGCATCGAGTTCGCCGGCGGCTACCGGCCCTCCGACGACAGCGAGCGCATCGGCGGCGACTTCTACAACGTCCACCCCGGGACGGGCGGCGACGAGGAGTGCCTGGCCGTCCTGGGCGACGTCTGCGGCAAGGGCCTGGAGGCCGCGGCGCTGACCGGGAAGATCCGCAACACGGTGCACGCGCTGCTGCCCATGGCCACCGACCATCTGCGGATGCTGAACCTCCTCAACGGGGCGCTCCTCGGCTCCCGCAGCACCCGGTTCGCGACCCTGGTGCTGGCCTCGGCCGTACGGAGCGGAGCGGGGGTGCGGCTCCGGCTGACGAGTGCCGGGCACCCGGCTCCGCTGATCGTCCGCGCCGGCGGCCTGGTCGAGGAGGCGGCGACGCGCGGCTGCCTGGTGGGGGTGCTGCCGGAGGTCCGCGCGAACACGGCCGTCACCGAACTGGCGCCCGGAGAAACGTGCCTGCTGTACACCGACGGCATCACCGAGGCCAGGGGCGGCCCGTTCGGCGACGAGATGTTCGGCGAGCAGCGCCTCGGGGAGGCGCTCGCCGAGTGCGCGGGCATGCCGGCCGAGGCGGTCGTGGAGCGCGTCCAGATGCTCGCCGCCGAGTGGGTCGGCCCGGGCCGCCACGACGACATGGCCGTGGTGGCGATCGGCGCCCCGCGCCGGCAGCACCCCGGCCCGGCGGCCGCCCCCGCCCGCCGGGCCCTTCCGGACCTTCCCCCACAGGAGCGGCATCCCGGATGA
- a CDS encoding endonuclease yields MVTAEYVSQLSAAGSRYAGRAEERTETARRLDSRGVLHTDEPSRVTRRLERLGADWSLAAAMERTPPLASTGASLDGAVSPEHFGAGVLGLERLMGRNDLIDVGFLEAGWLASRSVGRVVVRGRGAHYGTGFLVSPSLLLTNNHVLRDQEEAGRGVVEFNFQTGADGTAPDPVAFCLEPSRFFATDRDLDFTVVAVAARSTEGKPLSAFGMLPLDEAQGKAILGELVNIVQHPNGEPKQLALRENRVMDLLETFVHYETDTAPGSSGSPVFNDQWEVVALHHSAVPLTDGDGHYLALDGTRWTPETGEQNLAWKANEGVRASRVVQALRDIPLTGAPDALRAELLEAATARRPAGAPFPAGPPFPSAPAWTPTETRTASETRTETAAETAGGDGAPGPVPSGTPGATTGWTVPLRLDLTVVPGTSPAPAAVPPAVPPAAAPAAAGAPPVPGPEHPPPGRAAGRAPAAAGRAPAAAGRAPAAAGRAPAAAGLGAALVDLEAGASRPYYDRAADEIARETYYAAVREAMPGASPAGLRSLLTELLEGSHLRRPAYQPMRLVYPWVDLHPDRRLRSLYSGKGFDPVEFIRADAAAEAARAARWQEFLLRESAPGPGALAAESAALEAALPYNCEHVVPQSWFERREPMRGDLHHLFACETGCNSFRGNFPYTDFPDFGEALRHDCGRREQERGFEPSAGKGAAARATLYFLLRYPGYVGDAARELTPGRLELLLAWHEADPAGEWELHRNAAIAEIQGNRNPLIDHPGWARAVDYSAAWA; encoded by the coding sequence GTGGTCACCGCCGAGTACGTGTCCCAGCTCAGCGCCGCGGGGTCCCGCTACGCGGGACGCGCGGAGGAACGGACCGAGACGGCCCGGAGACTCGACAGCCGCGGCGTGCTCCACACCGACGAGCCGTCGCGGGTCACCCGGCGCCTGGAGCGGCTCGGGGCCGACTGGTCGCTGGCGGCCGCCATGGAGCGGACACCGCCGCTGGCCTCGACCGGAGCCAGCCTCGACGGCGCCGTGTCCCCCGAGCACTTCGGCGCCGGCGTGCTGGGCCTGGAGCGGCTCATGGGGCGGAACGACCTCATCGACGTCGGCTTCCTCGAAGCGGGCTGGCTGGCCTCCCGGTCGGTCGGCCGGGTGGTCGTCCGGGGACGCGGCGCCCACTACGGCACCGGCTTCCTGGTGTCGCCGTCCCTGCTGCTGACCAACAATCACGTCCTGCGCGACCAGGAGGAGGCCGGAAGGGGCGTGGTCGAGTTCAACTTCCAGACGGGCGCGGACGGAACCGCGCCGGACCCGGTGGCCTTCTGCCTCGAACCCTCCCGGTTCTTCGCGACCGACCGGGACCTGGACTTCACCGTGGTCGCCGTCGCCGCGCGCTCCACCGAGGGCAAGCCCCTGTCGGCGTTCGGGATGCTGCCGCTGGACGAGGCCCAGGGCAAGGCGATCCTCGGCGAGCTGGTGAACATCGTCCAGCACCCGAACGGCGAGCCGAAGCAGCTCGCGCTGCGGGAGAACAGGGTCATGGACCTGCTGGAGACGTTCGTCCACTACGAGACCGACACCGCGCCCGGGTCCTCGGGCTCGCCGGTCTTCAACGACCAGTGGGAGGTGGTGGCGCTGCACCACTCCGCCGTCCCGCTCACCGACGGCGACGGCCACTACCTCGCCCTGGACGGCACCCGCTGGACCCCGGAGACGGGAGAGCAGAACCTGGCCTGGAAGGCCAACGAGGGCGTCCGCGCCAGCCGCGTGGTGCAGGCGCTGCGGGACATCCCGCTGACCGGCGCCCCCGACGCGCTCCGGGCGGAACTGCTGGAGGCCGCCACCGCGCGGCGCCCGGCCGGCGCCCCCTTCCCGGCCGGGCCCCCGTTCCCCTCCGCCCCCGCGTGGACGCCGACGGAGACGCGGACGGCGTCGGAGACGCGGACGGAGACGGCGGCCGAGACGGCCGGGGGAGACGGCGCCCCCGGCCCCGTGCCGTCCGGCACCCCGGGGGCCACCACCGGCTGGACCGTTCCGCTGCGGCTCGACCTGACCGTCGTCCCGGGAACGTCCCCGGCCCCGGCGGCCGTCCCCCCGGCCGTCCCCCCGGCCGCGGCCCCCGCCGCGGCGGGCGCCCCGCCCGTCCCCGGCCCGGAGCACCCGCCCCCGGGGCGCGCCGCCGGGCGTGCGCCGGCCGCCGCCGGGCGTGCGCCGGCCGCCGCCGGGCGTGCGCCGGCCGCCGCCGGGCGTGCGCCGGCCGCCGCCGGGCTGGGCGCGGCGCTCGTCGACCTGGAGGCCGGCGCCTCCCGCCCGTACTACGACCGCGCGGCCGACGAGATCGCGCGGGAGACGTACTACGCGGCCGTGCGCGAGGCCATGCCCGGCGCGTCCCCCGCCGGACTGCGGTCCCTGCTGACGGAGTTGCTGGAGGGCAGTCATCTGCGGCGCCCCGCCTACCAGCCCATGCGGCTGGTCTACCCCTGGGTGGACCTGCACCCCGACCGGCGGCTGCGCAGCCTCTACTCCGGCAAGGGCTTCGACCCCGTGGAGTTCATCCGCGCCGACGCCGCCGCCGAGGCCGCGCGGGCCGCCCGCTGGCAGGAGTTCCTGCTCCGCGAGAGCGCCCCCGGGCCGGGGGCGCTGGCGGCCGAGTCCGCCGCGCTGGAGGCGGCGCTCCCGTACAACTGCGAGCACGTCGTCCCGCAGTCCTGGTTCGAGCGCCGCGAGCCCATGCGCGGCGATCTGCACCACCTGTTCGCCTGCGAGACGGGGTGCAACAGCTTCCGCGGCAACTTCCCGTACACCGACTTCCCGGACTTCGGCGAGGCCCTGCGCCACGACTGCGGCCGGCGGGAACAGGAGCGGGGGTTTGAACCGTCCGCGGGCAAGGGGGCGGCCGCCCGGGCCACCCTGTACTTCCTGCTCCGCTATCCCGGGTACGTCGGTGACGCCGCCCGCGAACTCACCCCCGGGCGGCTGGAACTGCTGCTGGCCTGGCACGAGGCGGACCCGGCCGGCGAGTGGGAACTGCACCGCAACGCCGCCATCGCCGAGATCCAGGGCAACCGCAACCCGCTCATCGACCACCCGGGCTGGGCCCGCGCCGTCGACTACTCCGCGGCCTGGGCCTGA
- a CDS encoding cobalamin B12-binding domain-containing protein, translated as MTTTPHSPAAPPPPPAAGIPEPAGGPVAELLWRAVSAGDEYAATAAVLAALDAGADPESLLLESVAPVQARVGREWAANRMTVAQEHAATAINDRVVAAVAHHPASRRRPDRGRITVACVNGEWHALPARLLAEVLRLHGWRVDFLGAQVPAPHLIAHLHLTGPDAVALSSSIPTRLPTAHATITACQAAGTPVLAGGAAFGPDGRYARLLGADAWAADARSAAARLAEGPLAGGRAAPVRQPADRLPHLADQEYTHVTRDAPRLVRDTLAGLEARIPAMRDYTDAQRRHTAEDIAHIVDFLATALYTGDPRLFTGFLTWTGGILTARGVPAATLRPALDRLAGLLGDFPRALATLDEARRALDTAFPPAPAAPETTGPRPPRGRRPGS; from the coding sequence ATGACGACCACCCCCCACTCCCCCGCCGCGCCTCCCCCGCCCCCGGCCGCCGGGATACCGGAACCGGCCGGCGGCCCGGTCGCCGAGCTCCTGTGGCGGGCCGTGTCCGCGGGCGACGAGTACGCGGCGACGGCGGCCGTGCTCGCGGCGCTCGACGCCGGGGCGGACCCCGAGAGCCTCCTCCTGGAGAGCGTCGCCCCGGTCCAGGCCCGGGTGGGCCGCGAGTGGGCCGCCAACCGCATGACCGTCGCCCAGGAGCACGCGGCCACCGCCATCAACGACCGCGTCGTCGCCGCCGTCGCCCACCACCCGGCGAGCCGCAGACGGCCGGACCGGGGCCGGATCACGGTGGCGTGCGTCAACGGGGAGTGGCACGCCCTGCCCGCCCGGCTGCTCGCCGAGGTGCTGCGGCTGCACGGCTGGCGGGTGGACTTCCTGGGCGCCCAGGTGCCGGCCCCGCACCTCATCGCGCATCTGCATCTCACCGGCCCCGACGCGGTGGCCCTCTCCAGTTCGATCCCCACCCGCCTCCCCACGGCGCACGCCACCATCACCGCCTGCCAGGCCGCCGGCACCCCGGTCCTCGCCGGAGGCGCCGCCTTCGGCCCCGACGGCCGGTACGCGCGGCTGCTGGGCGCCGACGCCTGGGCGGCGGACGCCCGGTCCGCCGCCGCCCGGCTCGCCGAAGGGCCGCTCGCGGGCGGCCGGGCGGCCCCGGTGCGGCAGCCCGCCGACCGGCTCCCGCATCTGGCCGACCAGGAGTACACCCACGTCACCCGGGACGCACCCCGGCTGGTGCGGGACACCCTCGCCGGCCTGGAGGCCCGTATCCCGGCGATGCGGGACTACACGGACGCGCAGCGGCGGCACACCGCCGAGGACATCGCCCACATCGTCGACTTCCTCGCCACTGCCCTCTACACCGGCGATCCGCGGCTCTTCACCGGCTTCCTCACCTGGACCGGCGGCATCCTCACCGCACGCGGCGTCCCCGCCGCCACCCTGCGCCCCGCCCTCGACCGCCTGGCCGGACTGCTCGGCGACTTCCCCCGCGCCCTCGCCACCCTCGACGAGGCCCGGCGGGCACTCGACACGGCCTTCCCCCCGGCGCCGGCCGCCCCCGAGACCACCGGTCCCCGACCTCCCCGGGGCCGACGGCCGGGCTCGTGA
- a CDS encoding helix-turn-helix domain-containing protein — MAGDDVTRMLAAVGPRLRGVRERRGLTLADVSRATGISTSTLSRAETGRRKPTLEVLLRLAKEFAVSLDELAGTAPAPAAAPVPAAGPRGTARHGFGDGKAVLPLTRYVGGLHAHKHVLPAAERPPGRPRQVSHEGYEWLCVLYGRLWLALGDQDLVLAAGDAAEFDTRVPHGVANAGSDGPVEYLIMFGPQGERLRPRTPPAAGRRGTGDRKAAE; from the coding sequence GTGGCAGGGGACGACGTGACCCGGATGCTGGCGGCGGTGGGGCCCCGGCTGCGGGGCGTGCGCGAGCGCCGTGGCCTCACACTCGCCGATGTCAGCCGCGCGACCGGCATCTCGACCAGTACGCTCTCGCGGGCCGAGACCGGCCGGCGCAAGCCCACCTTGGAGGTGCTGCTGCGGCTGGCGAAGGAATTCGCGGTCTCCCTGGACGAGCTGGCCGGCACCGCACCCGCTCCCGCGGCCGCTCCCGTTCCCGCGGCCGGGCCCCGCGGCACGGCGCGGCACGGGTTCGGCGACGGCAAGGCGGTGCTGCCGCTGACCCGGTACGTCGGCGGCCTGCACGCCCACAAGCATGTCCTGCCCGCCGCCGAGAGGCCGCCCGGGCGGCCCCGGCAGGTGTCCCACGAGGGCTACGAGTGGCTGTGCGTCCTGTACGGGCGGCTGTGGCTCGCGCTCGGTGACCAGGACCTCGTCCTGGCTGCCGGGGACGCCGCGGAGTTCGACACCCGTGTCCCCCATGGAGTCGCGAACGCCGGATCCGACGGACCGGTCGAGTATCTGATCATGTTCGGGCCGCAGGGAGAACGCCTGCGGCCGCGTACCCCTCCAGCCGCCGGCCGTCGCGGTACCGGTGACAGGAAGGCCGCTGAGTGA
- a CDS encoding FAD-dependent oxidoreductase: MERSHHVKVVIVGGVAGGMSAATRLRRLDEKAEIVVLERGAHVSYANCGLPYHIGGVIPDRADLLLRTPGDLAARFALDVRVRHEVLSVDRTARTVRVRDLGDGREYTEPWDRLVLSPGATPVVPPVPGAERGLTLRDVRDSDRVLRRVEDGARSAVVVGGGFIGVEVAENLRHRGLAVSLVEMSDQVLAPLDPEMARRPAAELTAGGVDLRLGARVAKILPDTVELGTGETLPGDLVVFAAGVRPETALARAAGLEIGPCGGIAVDEAQRTTDPDVFAVGDAAEKRDAFSGEPALVPLANLANRHGRLVADAIAGRPVRARPSAGTAVVKVFGLTAAATGWNEKRLRAAGRPYRAVHLHGASHAGYYPGARPLALKLLVDPDGERILGAQAVGTEGVDKRVDVLATAIAGGLTAPELADLELAYAPPFGSAKDPVNMLGYIAGNLADGTSPTVQWHEVDDRLAAGALLLDVRTRAEHAAGTIPGARNIPLDELRSGLGRLPRDREILVFCEGGLRGHAALRVLAQEGFRTVNLDGGRLTWQAGRPAR; this comes from the coding sequence GTGGAACGGAGCCATCACGTGAAGGTCGTCATCGTCGGAGGGGTCGCGGGCGGGATGTCCGCGGCCACCAGGCTGCGCCGTCTCGACGAGAAGGCGGAGATCGTCGTCCTGGAACGCGGCGCGCATGTGTCCTACGCCAACTGCGGTCTCCCGTACCACATCGGCGGGGTGATCCCCGACCGCGCGGATCTGCTCCTCCGGACGCCCGGGGACCTCGCGGCGCGGTTCGCCCTGGACGTCCGCGTCCGGCACGAGGTCCTCTCGGTCGACCGGACGGCCCGGACCGTACGGGTGCGCGACCTCGGCGACGGCCGCGAGTACACCGAGCCCTGGGACCGCCTCGTCCTCAGCCCCGGCGCCACGCCCGTCGTACCGCCGGTGCCCGGCGCAGAGCGGGGCCTGACGCTCCGCGATGTGCGGGACTCCGACCGCGTGCTGCGCCGGGTGGAGGACGGCGCCCGGAGTGCGGTGGTGGTCGGCGGCGGCTTCATCGGGGTGGAGGTGGCCGAGAACCTGCGCCACCGGGGCCTGGCGGTCTCGCTGGTGGAGATGAGCGACCAGGTGCTCGCGCCGCTCGACCCCGAGATGGCCCGCCGGCCGGCGGCCGAGCTCACTGCCGGAGGCGTCGACCTGCGGCTCGGCGCCCGGGTGGCCAAGATCCTGCCGGACACGGTGGAGCTGGGCACCGGCGAGACGCTCCCGGGCGACCTGGTGGTGTTCGCCGCCGGGGTGCGGCCGGAGACCGCTCTGGCGCGGGCGGCGGGCCTGGAGATCGGCCCCTGCGGGGGCATCGCCGTGGACGAGGCGCAGCGCACCACCGACCCGGACGTCTTCGCGGTCGGGGACGCGGCCGAGAAGCGGGACGCGTTCAGCGGTGAACCGGCCCTCGTCCCGCTGGCCAACCTGGCCAACCGGCACGGCCGTCTGGTGGCCGACGCCATCGCCGGCCGGCCGGTGCGCGCCCGCCCCTCCGCCGGCACGGCCGTCGTCAAGGTCTTCGGGCTGACCGCGGCCGCGACCGGCTGGAACGAGAAGCGGCTGCGGGCCGCCGGGCGCCCGTACCGCGCCGTGCACCTGCACGGCGCCTCGCACGCCGGCTACTACCCGGGCGCGCGGCCCCTGGCGCTGAAGCTCCTGGTCGACCCGGACGGCGAACGGATCCTCGGAGCGCAGGCCGTGGGGACGGAAGGCGTCGACAAGCGCGTCGACGTGCTGGCGACCGCCATCGCGGGCGGACTGACCGCACCCGAACTGGCCGATCTGGAACTGGCCTACGCGCCGCCCTTCGGCTCGGCGAAGGACCCCGTCAACATGCTCGGCTACATCGCCGGGAACCTCGCCGACGGGACCAGCCCCACCGTGCAGTGGCACGAGGTGGACGACCGGCTGGCGGCGGGCGCGCTGCTGCTGGACGTCCGCACCCGCGCGGAGCACGCGGCGGGCACCATCCCGGGCGCCCGGAACATCCCGCTCGACGAACTCCGGTCCGGCCTCGGCCGGCTCCCCCGGGACCGGGAGATCCTCGTCTTCTGCGAAGGCGGACTCCGCGGCCACGCGGCGCTGCGCGTCCTCGCCCAGGAGGGATTCCGGACCGTCAACCTGGACGGGGGCCGGCTCACCTGGCAGGCCGGCCGCCCCGCCCGCTGA
- a CDS encoding alpha/beta hydrolase, producing MRSEPAAAVRHRTVGTPAGRLHLAEQGTGPLVLLVHGFPESWYSWRHQLPALAAAGYRAVAIDVRGYGRSSKPAATDAYRMLDLVEDNVAVVRALGEENAVVVGHDWGSSIAAASALLHPGVFRAVGLLSVPYAPPGGPRPTDVFGRIGGPGQEFYVSYFQEPGRAEAEIEPDVRGWLAGFYAALSADTMPAEGEPDPHFVARGGGRLRDRFPTGVLPAWLSEDDLDVYAGEFERTGLTGALNRYRAMDRDWEDLAPHRGAPVAQPSLFIGGALDASTTWMADAIDAFPTTLPALSASHLLDGCGHWIQQERPEEVNSLLTDWLATVRG from the coding sequence ATGCGATCCGAGCCGGCCGCCGCAGTCCGCCACCGCACCGTCGGGACCCCTGCCGGGCGCCTGCACCTGGCCGAGCAGGGCACCGGCCCGCTGGTCCTGCTCGTGCACGGCTTCCCCGAGTCCTGGTACTCCTGGCGCCACCAGCTCCCGGCCCTCGCGGCGGCCGGCTACCGGGCCGTGGCGATCGACGTACGCGGCTACGGCCGCTCCTCCAAGCCCGCCGCGACCGACGCCTACCGCATGCTCGACCTGGTGGAGGACAACGTCGCCGTCGTGCGCGCACTCGGCGAGGAGAACGCGGTGGTCGTCGGCCACGACTGGGGCTCCAGCATCGCCGCCGCCTCCGCCCTGCTCCACCCCGGGGTCTTCCGCGCCGTCGGCCTGCTGAGCGTCCCGTACGCGCCGCCCGGCGGCCCCCGCCCCACCGATGTCTTCGGCCGGATCGGCGGCCCCGGTCAGGAGTTCTACGTCTCCTACTTCCAGGAGCCCGGCCGCGCCGAGGCGGAGATCGAGCCCGATGTCCGGGGCTGGCTCGCGGGCTTCTACGCGGCCCTGTCCGCCGACACCATGCCGGCCGAGGGCGAGCCCGACCCGCACTTCGTCGCCCGCGGCGGCGGCCGGCTGCGCGACCGGTTCCCCACGGGGGTTCTCCCGGCCTGGCTGAGCGAGGACGACCTCGACGTCTACGCCGGGGAGTTCGAGCGCACCGGCCTGACCGGCGCCCTCAACCGCTACCGCGCCATGGACCGCGACTGGGAAGACCTCGCTCCCCACCGCGGAGCCCCGGTCGCACAGCCGTCCCTGTTCATCGGCGGCGCCCTGGACGCCTCCACCACCTGGATGGCCGACGCCATCGACGCCTTCCCCACCACCCTCCCCGCCCTGTCCGCCTCCCACCTCCTGGACGGCTGCGGCCACTGGATCCAGCAGGAGCGCCCCGAGGAGGTCAACAGCCTGCTGACCGACTGGCTCGCCACCGTCCGGGGCTGA